The Calditrichota bacterium DNA segment AGGAGAAAATTTAAGTCAGTTTCATTTTCCACGCACTCGAAGGCTATTTTGCGGGCGTCTTGCAAAAGCTGTCCGTCTTTCAAAGGATTGGCAATTTTGAAGTCCGGTAATCCGTGCTGGCGCGTGCCCAAAAACTCTCCGGGACCGCGAAGCTGCAAATCGACTTCGGCGATTTTGAAACCGTCAGTTGTGGAAGCCATTGTTCTCAGCCGGGTGAGCGCTTCTTCCGTCAGCGGTTTTTTGGCAATAAGAATGCAGTACGATTGTTTGCCACCGCGCCCTACACGACCGCGTAACTGATGCAATTGTGTAAGTCCGAAGCGTTCCGCATTCTCGATGACCATGATTGTCGCATTAGGCACGTCAACGCCGACTTCGATAACTGTTGTGGAAACAAGAACTTGAATGTCGCCATTTTTAAAAGACGCCATGACCGATTCTTTTTCTTCGTTTTTCATTCTGCCGTGTAGTAGCGCCATGGTGTTGTCTTTGAAAATTGACGCCTGCAAAACTTCGTAGCTTTCAGACGCGGCTTTCAAATCTAATTTTTCAGATTCTTCCACCAGCGGAAAAACGATGTACGCCTGGGCGCCAGCGTCGATGTGCGATTTCACAAATTTGTAAATTTCTTTTCTCTTGTCGGAATAGCGCCAGGAAGTGATGATCGGTTTTCTTCCTTCGGGAAGTTCGTCAATGACGGAGATGTCCAAGTCGCCGTACAGAGTCAAAGAAAGCGTCCGCGGAATCGGCGTGGCAGTCATCACCAGCACATCGGGATTGGCGCCTTTTTGCGTCAATTCCGCGCGCTGAGTAACGCCGAAACGATGCTGCTCGTCGATGACAATCAAGCCCAATTTTGCAAATTTAACGTGCTCTTGAATCAAGGCGTGCGTTCCAATGGCGATGTGGCATTTCCCTGACGCGACATTTTTAAGAATTTCCTCGCGTTCCGCTGTTTTTTGCGCTCCGACCAGCAGCTCAATGTGAATGTCCAATTCTGCCAGCCATTTTTTGAAAGTCAAAAAGTGCTGCTCCGCCAAAATTTCCGTCGGTGCCATCAATGCTGCCTGATAGCCGTTTTCCACTGCCAGCAGCATGGCAATGAGCGCGATAATGGTTTTTCCTGAACCCACGTCTCCCTGAATGAGCCGGTACATGGGATGCGGTTTTTTCATGTCAGACCAGATTTCCTGCAACACTTTCCTTTGCGCCGGCGTTAATTTGAAAGGCAGCTTTTCCGCTAACTGGTGAACACGATCACCGATGTCAGGGAAGGCGATTCCTTTTTCCTGCTCAATCACTTTCTTTTTACGATATGCCAGCAGAAATTCCAGCAGAAAAAATTCCTCAAACTTGAGCCGACGCCGCGCTTCTTTCAACAGAAATAAGCTTCCGGGAAAATGGACATTTTTCAACGCCTCTTGCAGAGGAAGCAATTTCAATTGTGAAAAAATATGCTGCGGCAGGGTTTCTTCGATGCGGGAAATGTAATTTTTCACCAGATAATTCAAAACTCGCCGAAAGCCGCGACTGTCCAATCCGACGCGGGAGAGAGCTTCCGATGAAGAATAAATGGGAATGATTTGTCCTGTGTTGTAAAAATTCGCCATGTTGACTTCTTCATCGTCAGAGAGAATGTCAAATTCAGGGTGCACCATTTGAAGACCGCCGAAATAGCCGACTTTGCCGCTGACGGCGATCAATTGCCCGGGCTTAAATTTTTTTTCCCAGTAAGGAATTTGATTGAACCAGACGCAGTTCAGACGACCTGTGTTATCGGAGAGCATGAGTACGAAACGCGCTTTTCTGCCACGCTGAATGCCGCAGGCCTGCACCGTGCCCACAACGGTCACCAATTCGTTGATTTTTAGGTTGCGAATCGCCGTAATGTTGCTGCGGTCGAGATAGCGGCGAGGATAATATTGCAGCAAGTCGCGCACTGTAAAAATTTCGGCGTTGTTCAACGCTTGCGCCCGTTTTTCGCCGATTCCTTTCACAAATTGAACGGAAATGTCGAGAAAGTTGTTTTGCTCTTGATTTGGCATTGCTATTTTGGTTTATTTATAAAGATCAGTTTCTACATTTTATAATTGGCAAAAAACAGGTACCCGTCGGAAAAGAAATCTGCTTTCCTAAACAAGTTTGCTTAACTTTTGCAAAATATTGTTTCCTCAAAACAAAGAAGTACAAAAGATTAGCCCCAGAAGGTTCTTATATCCCTTGATGAAAATATCTTGTTGCATTTGCAGTATCTCTATGAATGGCAAAATAATTTTTGGAACCATATAATTCAAGAAAGAAAATGACAACTGTACTGGAATTCCATTTTCAGGATCAATTATTTTGCCCTAAATTATTTTGCCGAAAAATAGAACCGGTTTTTATTTCAACTTGATCTGAAGTTTTCTGTATTTTTATGTTGTCGATTTTTTTGTTTTTGTTAGTACTCGTCCGACTTCTGGCGGATAATAGTTAATTTAAAAAAGTTTGGTTAGTTTATTACCATGACAATTTCACCGTATATGTCAAAACTGCTTCCGAGTCGCGCATAACCGGCACGGAAAATTGCACCTTGTCCGCACTCAACTTTTTGTAACGGTGAGTGGAGTTTTTAATTTTCCAGAAATTATAAAATCGTTCAACCACTTGTACTTCCACGTTGTCATTTTCTTTGTGATTGCGAATTTTCACTTCCCAGGTTTCCTCACGGGAGCGCTTGCCGGTAGATTTTTTGTTCATCATTGTGCGCTCGACTTTGATGTCAAAGGCATTGCCGATATAAAGTTTGACTTCTTCATCTTTGGGCGTGTGCTCAATTCTATCTTCGCCGATCAATTCCAGAGACTGGTCCTTCGGGTCTTCTTTGTAAACACGAACTTTCCCTGCCGGCAGCGGCATACCCATTCCTGCCGCTTTCTCGTTTTTGAAAGTCAAATTGACGTGAACATCTTTCGTGGAAACTTTCGCTTCGAAAATGTAAATTTTCTTGCATCTCGTTTCCACGGTAGGGAAAAGGGTGATTTGTTTAATCTGATTGTTTTTCAGGGTGGACGGTTGATCGAGCGTGTAAAGATGATATTCGAAGAAACTTTTTTCCTCGAATTTCGGCGCGGCCATGGGCATAGCTTTTTCAACATAATCCATTGTTTGACGATAGCGTCTTTCCGGTTCCGCGCGGTGAATTTCGCCAGCCATGAGTTTAATTTTTGCGTCAGGGAAAGTCGCGCCACTGTGGTTGTTAATGGAAACCCAGGCATTGAGTTCCAGATTCTGATCGTTATTTTTTGCCACGGCAATATATTCAGCGTGCCATTCCATGCCTTTGGTCAAATAACTGACTTCGGTCTCATGCGCTCCGGCTTGCTGACAAATTATCTGCCACAGCAAAGTAGGCTTTGTCAACAATCCTTCCGGCAACTCAGGGAAATCAATGGTTACTACGTTTGAGCGGTTCACCATTTTTATCGCGCCGCCCGGCTTTTGCAAAATCAAATAATTCCCTTGGTAGCTTAGCAGTGATCCGGCGAAAAGACTGTCCTGTTTCGTGCGCACGCGAATGTTTTCATCGATGTATTTTGATAAAATTTTATCCGAGGAAACGAGGTCAAAATCATAATTTTGTTCAGCAATGACAACCTTGTCCGGCGCAGTTAATGACTTGAAATGCACGCTGGTGGGATCGATTTGTGCGGCGACGTCCTGGTATTTGAGCTCAAATTTCCCTTTTTGGAATCGCATCATCCTCACGTCTTTCACGACTGCGAGATTATCATTGTAAACTGTAACGCTTACCTTGCGACCATCATCGGCAAAGACAGAAGACAACGAAAAGATCAATGTCAGCAGTAGAAAGGCTAACTTTTTCATGGCAAGCCCCTTTTTATTTTGTTAGAAAAAAAGAATCCCTGCCGCAAAGCAGGGAAACGTTATTTAATCTTCCAGACTTTTCAGATTGTCTTTGAGCTTTTCCAGATTTTGTCGGAAATCAATCAATTTTTGCTTCTCTTTGTCAATCACTTGCTGCGGCGCTTTTTTGATGAAATCCTGATTCATCAATTTTTTGTTGATATTTTGCACCTGATTTTCCAGTCGGGTGATTTCCTTCGTGAGTCGGTTGCGCTCAACCTCAATATCAATCAAACCCGCCAACGGAACAAAAATTTCCAGATCAGCAACCACGGCGGAAGCAGATAATTTCGGTTTTTCAACGTCCGACGAAAGCGTGATGTCGGAAATCTTTGCCAGCGATTTCACATAAATTTGTGATTGTTCGATTAAACTCAAAAGTTTCTGATTATTGCTTTTTACAATTAACTGCGCTTGTTTCGTCGGCGGCACATTCATTTCGCCGCGGATGTTGCGCACAGCGCCAATCACCTGCTGCACGAGCGCCATCTGTTCTTCCGGAACATCAGCGTAAAATTTTTGATCCGGTTCAGGCCAGTCAGACACAATCAAGTCGGATTCTGATTCATGCCGTATTTTTTGCCAGATTTCTTCCGTGATGAACGGAATGAACGGATGCAGCAATTTAACAATAATTCTCATGGCATGAAGGCCAACACTCAGCGCGATTTTTTTAGCTTCTGCGTCCTCGCCGTAAAGTCGCGGCTTGATCAATTCCAGATACCAATCGCAGTATTCATGCCAGAAAAATGAGTATAAATTATCCACTGCTTCATTGAAATGAAATTCTTCCACCGCTGTCGTCGCTGCGGAAATAGTTTTATGCAATCGGCTCAAAATCCATTGATCCGCTAACTCCAGTTTCTCATCATCAATTTTGTCAAAATTCTCAATCAAAGCAGGAATTTCAGTTTCGTCCAGATTCATCATCAGGAAACGGAATGAATTCCAGAGTTTGTTGGAAAAATTCCTTCCGATCTCAAAGCTGGATTCCGCCAAATTGATGTCCTGACCCTCCGATGTCAGCATCAGCAACGAGAAACGAACCGCATCAGCGCTGTATTTTTTGACCATAAGCAAGGGATCAATGCCGTTGCCCAAAGTCTTGCTCATTTTTCTGCCTTTATCGTCGCGAATGACACCGTTGAAATAAACATGTTCAAATGGAATATCGTTCATAAATTCCAGACCGGACATGATCATGCGCGCAACCCAGAAGAAAATGATATCCGGTGCTGTGACCAGGGCATTCGTCGGGTAAAAATATTCCAGATCCGGCGTTTTTTCGGGCCAGCCCATGGTGGAAAAGGGCCACAACCAGGAAGAAAACCAGGTATCGAGCACGTCTTCATCCTGCCGGATTTTTGTGCTTCCGCATTTCTCGCATTTTTGCGGTGCAGTGCGTTTCACCATTTCGTGACCGCAATCGTCGCAATAGTAAACAGGAATGCGATGCCCCCACCAAAGCTGGCGGGAAATACACCAATCGCGGACGTTGGTCATCCAGTGATTGTAGTTTTTAATCCATTTTTCGGGATGAAATTTGATCTCACCGTCGGCAACGACTTTCAGCGCCGGATCGGCAAGAGGCTTGACTTTGACAAACCATTGTTTGGATAAATATGGCTCCACAACCGTGTCGCAGCGCTGACAATGCGCTACGGCGTGCTCATGGTCTTTTATTTTTTCCAAAAGTCCCAGTTGTTCCAGCTCTTTCACCAGCATCTTGCGACACTCAAAACGGTCGTACCCTTTGTATTTTCCGGCATTTTTGTTCATGGTGCCGTCTTCATTCATCACGTTGATCGGTGCTAAATTGTGGCGCTGTCCCATTTCAAAATCATTGGGATCGTGCGCCGGGGTGACTTTTACCGCGCCTGTCCCAAATTTCGGATCAACTGCCGGGTCAGCAATGATGGGGATTTCGCGATTCATCACCGGCAAGGTAACTGTTTTACCGATCAATTTTTTGTAGCGTGCATCATCCGGATGTACGGCTACAGCAACGTCTCCGAGCATGGTTTCCGGTCTGGTGGTCGCCACTGTGATATATTTATTCCCGTTGTACGGGTAGCGGATGTACCAGAGTTTTCCGTTTTCATCCTGATGGATTGCCTCTTCATCGGAAAGAGCAGTGCCGCATCGCGGACACCAATTGATGATGTACTCGCCGCGGTAAATGAGGCCTTTTTCATAAAGGCGGACAAAAACTTCAGTCACTGCTTGCGACAGGCCCGGGTCCATGGTAAATCTCTCGCGTTCCCAGTCGCAGGAACAGCCTAATTTTTTCAATTGCTCAATGATCACATTACCGTATTTTTCTTTCCATTCCCAGACCCGTTCGACGAATTTTTCTCTTCCCAAATCATGGCGCGTCAGATTTTCACTTTTGCGCAAATTGCGCTCGACAACATTTTGCGTGGCAATACCGGCGTGATCTGTTCCGGGAAGCCACAGAGCCTCATAGCCGCGCATACGGTGAAAACGAATCAGGATATCCTGCAAGGTGTTGTTGTATGCATGTCCCATGTGAAGCACGTCCGTCACATTGGGAGGCGGAATGACAATTGAGTATGGTTTTTTATCCGGATTTACTTCCGCATGAAAATAATTTTTTTCAATCCAGTATTGGTACCAGCGATCTTCAACATTTTTAGGATCGTACACTTTTGCAATTTCGTTCTGCGCCATAATCGAGTTCAAGCTCCAATTAGTTAGTAAATTAATTGATAAAAAAATGAATCCTCTGAATATAATCAAAAGTTTATTAAAAATCAAAGTGAATTTTGTTGAAAGTTTAAAAATTTCTGGGCAAAGAGTCAAGGAAAAAATAAAAAAAATGAACGCCCGCCAAATTTACAGCTTTTAATCATTTCTGATTATTTGGAATAGTTTGCGTTTTTATTACGCTCTTTCAGAAATTACCACCGCCCTTCAAGGGTTCCAGTCCTTTGAATGGTTAAGAAAGCAAAGTGGTTTGCGGTCAAAAAAAGAAACCGCAAAGATCGCCAAGAATGCACAAAGCCCGCCAAGGGAAAGACAATTTTATAGAATGACAATGACCCGTTAAAATTGAACATAAGGCGATAATCTATTGTTTTTAAAAGGCTGACGCCTTAAATCCACTCCAATTTAGGAATTAAGCCGTAAGGCTTTTATTGTCTCCAAAATATCCTCACGCAAAGCCGCCAAGACGCGGAGCCACCCTTCCCCTGACTTTTTTAACTTAAAATTTAGGTAGGGTGGAAGGGCTCTGTGAACTCTGTGTCTCCTCTGCGCGCTCTGAGGTTTCTAAAAATCTTTTACGTTTGACTACCAGTTGTAGTTGTACCAG contains these protein-coding regions:
- the recG gene encoding ATP-dependent DNA helicase RecG — encoded protein: MPNQEQNNFLDISVQFVKGIGEKRAQALNNAEIFTVRDLLQYYPRRYLDRSNITAIRNLKINELVTVVGTVQACGIQRGRKARFVLMLSDNTGRLNCVWFNQIPYWEKKFKPGQLIAVSGKVGYFGGLQMVHPEFDILSDDEEVNMANFYNTGQIIPIYSSSEALSRVGLDSRGFRRVLNYLVKNYISRIEETLPQHIFSQLKLLPLQEALKNVHFPGSLFLLKEARRRLKFEEFFLLEFLLAYRKKKVIEQEKGIAFPDIGDRVHQLAEKLPFKLTPAQRKVLQEIWSDMKKPHPMYRLIQGDVGSGKTIIALIAMLLAVENGYQAALMAPTEILAEQHFLTFKKWLAELDIHIELLVGAQKTAEREEILKNVASGKCHIAIGTHALIQEHVKFAKLGLIVIDEQHRFGVTQRAELTQKGANPDVLVMTATPIPRTLSLTLYGDLDISVIDELPEGRKPIITSWRYSDKRKEIYKFVKSHIDAGAQAYIVFPLVEESEKLDLKAASESYEVLQASIFKDNTMALLHGRMKNEEKESVMASFKNGDIQVLVSTTVIEVGVDVPNATIMVIENAERFGLTQLHQLRGRVGRGGKQSYCILIAKKPLTEEALTRLRTMASTTDGFKIAEVDLQLRGPGEFLGTRQHGLPDFKIANPLKDGQLLQDARKIAFECVENETDLNFLLESVKKISFYQQFKENLSLMRIG
- a CDS encoding DUF4139 domain-containing protein, whose product is MKKLAFLLLTLIFSLSSVFADDGRKVSVTVYNDNLAVVKDVRMMRFQKGKFELKYQDVAAQIDPTSVHFKSLTAPDKVVIAEQNYDFDLVSSDKILSKYIDENIRVRTKQDSLFAGSLLSYQGNYLILQKPGGAIKMVNRSNVVTIDFPELPEGLLTKPTLLWQIICQQAGAHETEVSYLTKGMEWHAEYIAVAKNNDQNLELNAWVSINNHSGATFPDAKIKLMAGEIHRAEPERRYRQTMDYVEKAMPMAAPKFEEKSFFEYHLYTLDQPSTLKNNQIKQITLFPTVETRCKKIYIFEAKVSTKDVHVNLTFKNEKAAGMGMPLPAGKVRVYKEDPKDQSLELIGEDRIEHTPKDEEVKLYIGNAFDIKVERTMMNKKSTGKRSREETWEVKIRNHKENDNVEVQVVERFYNFWKIKNSTHRYKKLSADKVQFSVPVMRDSEAVLTYTVKLSW
- a CDS encoding valine--tRNA ligase, whose translation is MAQNEIAKVYDPKNVEDRWYQYWIEKNYFHAEVNPDKKPYSIVIPPPNVTDVLHMGHAYNNTLQDILIRFHRMRGYEALWLPGTDHAGIATQNVVERNLRKSENLTRHDLGREKFVERVWEWKEKYGNVIIEQLKKLGCSCDWERERFTMDPGLSQAVTEVFVRLYEKGLIYRGEYIINWCPRCGTALSDEEAIHQDENGKLWYIRYPYNGNKYITVATTRPETMLGDVAVAVHPDDARYKKLIGKTVTLPVMNREIPIIADPAVDPKFGTGAVKVTPAHDPNDFEMGQRHNLAPINVMNEDGTMNKNAGKYKGYDRFECRKMLVKELEQLGLLEKIKDHEHAVAHCQRCDTVVEPYLSKQWFVKVKPLADPALKVVADGEIKFHPEKWIKNYNHWMTNVRDWCISRQLWWGHRIPVYYCDDCGHEMVKRTAPQKCEKCGSTKIRQDEDVLDTWFSSWLWPFSTMGWPEKTPDLEYFYPTNALVTAPDIIFFWVARMIMSGLEFMNDIPFEHVYFNGVIRDDKGRKMSKTLGNGIDPLLMVKKYSADAVRFSLLMLTSEGQDINLAESSFEIGRNFSNKLWNSFRFLMMNLDETEIPALIENFDKIDDEKLELADQWILSRLHKTISAATTAVEEFHFNEAVDNLYSFFWHEYCDWYLELIKPRLYGEDAEAKKIALSVGLHAMRIIVKLLHPFIPFITEEIWQKIRHESESDLIVSDWPEPDQKFYADVPEEQMALVQQVIGAVRNIRGEMNVPPTKQAQLIVKSNNQKLLSLIEQSQIYVKSLAKISDITLSSDVEKPKLSASAVVADLEIFVPLAGLIDIEVERNRLTKEITRLENQVQNINKKLMNQDFIKKAPQQVIDKEKQKLIDFRQNLEKLKDNLKSLED